DNA sequence from the Paenibacillus azoreducens genome:
TTTTCTTGCTTCGCACCTCCTCCTCCAAACTTGAGAAAACATTAACAACAAACAACCCCGGCTTCTCCAAGGGAGCTACCGGGGTTGTTTCAAACCGAAGATCGGCTTAAAAAGCATGGCCCTCAAGTTGGTTTGTCATTGTCTTCCATTCGTATTTTAAACGCAACTTATTTTCGTTGTCAACCATCGAATGGTTCGTTTTCCGTCCCCCGGAAACGGGAAGATTCGCGATGAAGCTTCATGATAAACCTCAAACGCTGAGGCGGGAGGTACTGTATGCATAACCACCATGCCATGATCGCGCCAAGCATTCTCCCAGCGCTCGGATCCGCTCCAAACCTATGTTAATTCCGTTGCCTCGTAATCCGCAGATTTGTTCGAACTTTTTCTCGCCCTGCGCTTATCGCTCATCCATGCAAAAATAATCCCCGGCACAGACATGAAGCTGGCGTAGATGAACGTTTGGCCGAACCCTTTGACGGAAGCTTCCTTCAGCTCCGCTCCTGCGCCTGAAAGCAGCGCCTTCACTTCCTCCATCTGACCCTCGCGCGCAGCGGCAAATGCCTTTTGCTGCCCAGGATCAAGTTTGGCTGCAGCCGTCTCCAAACCTTTTCTGATCTTTCCGGTCAGCGCTTCCCGTTGAACTCCGCTTCCCGATCCTTTCTTCATTTGGCCCCCTTGTTCATTAACCACGCCAACAAGAACCTCTTTGACAAAAGGCATCAGCACCGTATCGCCCTTCACCTGCTCAATGACGCGAGTCTGGGCGGTTTGCATCTCTTCACTTAGATTCTGCTGCAGCAAGGTGACAATAATGGCCACACCCAACACGCTGCCGATGGATTTAGCCATATTGATGACACCCGACGCAATGCCGACTTTCTCTTCCGGCACATGGCGCACGCCGGCGGACATCACAGGAGCCATCGTCAAACCAACGCCGATGCCGGCTATGAATAAGCGGAAAATCACATCGGCAATCGGGGAATCCGCCTCCAGAGCGCTCATGGAATAAAGAGATCCGCAGATCATCAAAGCTCCAATCGCTCCAAACCAGCGGCTGCCGTATTTATTGGATAATCCCCCTGAAACCGCTGAACTGACGATAGATCCAGCAGCCACAGTGGACAAGACCAACCCTGCCTTGAGCTCCGTCATCCCCATTACCCGGGTCAGGAAAAAGGATGTCAGCAAGGCCAGATTGGATAATGCCGCTCCGACGATAAATAACGTCAGTGAAGTCCCGTTAAATTCCTTGATTTTCAACAGCGCTAAAGGAAGCATGGGTTCTTTCGCGCGCCGCTGTACAAGAAAGAATAATGCGGCACATAACACCCCTGCGCCGATCAGCGCGTAAAATTCACCGGAATTCCAGCCGTAATCATTTGCCTTAATAAATGAATAGCTAATCAAAAGCATACCGGCGGTAATCGATAACATGCCGGCGTAATCCACCGATTTGCCTGCGGACTCATCCCGGGATTCTTTAATGAACAGCAGGGTCAGCACAATGCTGAGCACTCCGAGCGGAACGTTCACATAAAAAATCCACTGCCAATTCAGTTTCTCCGTAATAATTCCGCCAAGCGAAGGTCCGCTGGCTGCGGCAAGACCGGCAATCGCTCCCCATAAGCCAATGATCATGCCATGCTTCTCTTTGGGAAAGGTCGTTGTGGTGAGCGGAATGGTGACCGGTACAATAATCGCGCCTGCCAGCCCTTGAATCGTTCTGAATAAGATCAGCATGCCCAGCGATGTGGACAATCCGGCAAACAAGGAAGATACCGTAAACAATATAACGCCCAATATAAAAACTTTCTTGCGGCCAAACTGGTCCGCAAGCCGTGATGCCGTCAGGATCAACGCGGCAAATGCCAGATTGTATCCGTTCATAATCCATGAAATTTCCGAAACTGTCCCGCCAAAATGCCGCGTCATCTCCGGCAGGGCGATATTCACGATGGTCGTATCCAACAGTGCCATAAAATATCCCAGCAAAATGGCCGTAAAGGCCAGCACTCCTTTTGCGCGTCCGTTCATCTTTCACACTCCTCCAAATAATATGAACTAAAGTTCATGTTTTTAATTATATGAACCATAGTTCACATTTGTCAACGAAAATATGAACTTAAGTTCAACTTTCGTTGACAGCCCTTTTGTTCTCCTCTACAATCTTTATTACAAAGGGGGCCATTTGAAGTGACCGAGACTGAGAACGAGACCAAAATCCGAATACCCCGGCAGGAGCGGAGCATCAAAACCAAGGAAGCCATTTTGCAAGCTGCCATGGAGCTTTTTTCCGAAAAAGGTTACCATGGAACCAATACCAAAGAAATTGCTGCCGCGGCAGGCGTATCCACCGGAAGCTTTTATTCGTATTACAAGGATAAACGCGCCGTATTCCTGGATTCGCTCACCATCTACTTCAAAACGCTCCTTGGACGGATCGAAACATATCTTGCCGAAATCAATTTCAGCACCATGGACAAACATGAATTTATTCTGGAGGTCATCGACAGCCTGATTTTCTCCCATCAAGTCTTTACCGAGTTCCACAAAGAGCTGCAGGTGATGTATCATTCCGATCCGGAAGTTCAGGCGCTTATGGACGAGCAGTTTGATCTGGGGCGCCGCAGAACGCTGGAATACCTCCTGATGAACCCCGAGGAATTAAAGGTGGATCATGTCGAGGCAGCTTCCATCATCGTATTTGAAGCCTTAAACAGTGTTGTTGATATGCTCGTTTTCGCGCCGCAAAATGCCGATGCGGATCAGCTAAAAAACGAACTTGCGAAAATGATCGTAAACTATTTGTATAAGTAACCATGACGAAAATAACCCCACAAAGAGTATCGGAAAGAAGTAAGGGCGCCTCTCAGAGAGGGGCGCTTTTGCGGAGCAAAAGTACTGAGCGGGGCTTATGCTTCGATGCTTATTCCAAATACTTTGCGGGGACCCCAAAAAACTTTAAGTTCTATAATCTCAAAAGAAAACGCAGCCTTCATCAGGCTGCGTTTTCTTTCAGGTTCGGCTTAATGTTTAACCGGGCCCTTTGAAAATTTGACTACATGCGTTTTGCCAATAGAACCTCCGACATTCACTTCAATGATCGTAGAATTTTTTGTTTCCGATACTTTAATCGCTTCATCTTGATCCACTATAGTCAATCCCTGTTTATGAAGCTCAATGGTAATTTTGCTTTGCTGCTGCGTCGGGTCCGATACCGCCAGCGATATTTCCCCGTTCACCTCTTTCAGTATTACTGAAGCAGGATTTTGGGCAGAAATGAATCCCGCTTTTCCCGGGGTCCAGAAATTCGCCGCAATGATATCCAAAGCCTTGTGCTCAATGGCTTGCAATTGATCCGTATTGCTGAGAATCTTTATTTTAGGATTTTCACTGTAAGCCTGTGTAGCCTTGGCGTCTTTGCCAGGTAGTAAGATATACGCGTAAGATGCGTTATCCGGCTGATTGCCATGTTCAAATGCAAGGCTTGCATAATTGCGCGTGATCGGCGTCTTGGACTGGCCGCTGTTGATCTCGCTCCACGAACCTGTTCTGGATTCGCGAAGTCCATACAGCGTAGGGGCATCCGGGAAGTAGTAGCCCATGTCGGAACCAGGCACGTTGCCTGCAAGATGGGCCCATTTGACGCCGCTCATCGTGTCCGACCATCCCAGATCGCCCGGCTGCTTGATGCCGTTAACCGTGAGCGCGTTATCGCCCGCCGGATTCAGCTTGCGGTTATCAATAATGGTTTCGACCGGTTTAGGACCGGATGTATTGCTTGAAATGCCGGCTCCCAGCGCGACGATTTCGTTATCAAACATAAACCATGATTTCTTCCCGTGCAGATTGCTTCCTGTTACCTGGGAAAGGGAGAAATCCATGCCTGCCGCGCTGTACAGGTTATCGATCGTCGCTCCTCCGACCCATGATTTCGCATTCATATAAGCTTTCCATTCCCCAGGCACAGCCCCTTCTCCCGAACCGTCCGTCGTTGTGCCTGGTAGGCGGAACGAATTCACTGTCGGCCAGTACCCGTCCCGGTATTGCATAAGGTCGTTATCATACAGATAGGTCATGCCAATCCCTGTATACCAGCCTTTTAAATTTTCATTGTTTCCTTTTTCAAAAGCGGAAATGCGGTTCGAGAACAGACTTAATCCAAAACCGTATCCGTCACGCAGATGAACAACCCGGTCCATGCCGGCAAACACATGGCTTTTGATCAATTCGCCGCGGGGCTGGATGTTAGCATCATTCATTAATTGTTTCACGAGCGTCAACTCGTAGATCGACAAGCCTTTATAGTAGTTTTCATAGGTCGTGTCTTTGCTGATCCATTCCTTGGCCATGCTTTTAATCGATGCCGCCACATCCGCGGGCGCTCCTTCGGCCAGACGGAGCAAAGTGACGATCGTACCTCTGGCGCTGCCGGAACCTTCCCTTGAGATCCCTCTGCCATTCACCATGTCCATATACAGCCCTTTGTAAATCACGGGCTCAAACGTATCTTTTACCCAGTTGTACACATTGTTCACATTCGGATCCGTTACCGGCCACGGCGAACCGTTCAGCAAATACGTCATATCGGCCGCCCGGCTGAGCCATACGGCGCCGTACCCTGCCGTGTAGGCGATATTCGCATGCTGAACAAGCGAGCCATCTTTGTATACTCCGTCTCCATGCGTTGCATAAATGAATTCCGGGCCGATGGAATCCCGCCCTTGCGTGATTTTGGCGCTATTGTTCCCGATGACTCCGCGCATGGTCACGACCAGCGCTTTATCCAATAAATTGGCGCCTGTCATCTTGACGCCTTTCACGCCAAGCACGGTCCCCGTTTTCGGATCCGGGCAAAATGCATCGACAGCCTTCATGTAATTGCCTTTTTGCTGCTGCGTCAGCTGATCATACATAAGAATAACGACATCGTTCAGGATTTGCGGCGTGCCGATTTCCCAATCCCACCAATTTCCGTAGGCGCTTTTATTTTCATTGTACCGGTTGACGTACAGCCAATCCAACCCGCCGATAATCGCATCGCGCAGCTCCGCGTTTTGATAGAAACGGGAGTCTTGCGTGGAATAAGCAACAGCCATCGTTCTTAATCTGCCGTATGCGCTTGAAATTTGGGAAGAATCCGTCGCGCTTTTCAGATCGCTCCATAAGTAAGTCCTGTTGTCCGCCTTATTCAGCAAATCCCAAAAACCGCTGCCCTCATCATTAGCCACGCTTTGATCCAACTGATCGACAGCTGCATGAATGTCCGGGTCCGCTGCTTTGGCTCCATCCCAAGGTCCCCCAGTTAATTTTTGCTGCCATTTTAACCGAAGATCGCGATAAGCCGCAGCCGTTTCCGCCGATTCGACGTTGACCAGGCATTCTGCTTTGACGATGCCATCAGGCGTCGTTACCGTGACCGCTGCCGTCCCTATGCCAACTCCGGACAAATTCCCATCAGCATCCACAGTGACCACATTCGGATCGCTGGAACTCCATACTACACTTTTATCGGCGGCATCAGCCGGCGTGATCGACAGCCCTAATCTTTTGGAATCTCCGATCGCCATGGTTACGGCTTTTTGATCCAGCGCAAGCGCCGTAATCCCGTTATACTCTTCCAGGCTTATATCATCGAACCATACCTTTCCCGTCCCCGTTTCCAGAAACGGTTCTATCACAAGTTTGGTCACGCCGCTCGGAACGGTCATATAAACCTGCTGCAACGTCCAATCGTTTGTGCCAAGCAATTTAGCCGAAACCGGTCCGTCCCCCACTTTGCTTGTATTGTAAAATTGCGTGCGAAAATAAGCTCCCGTGCCGATCACGTTCTCCGTTTTGACCCACATCTTCAACTTATAGGACTTGCCTGCCGCGATCTTGGTGACACTCTGGTTGATGGACACCCTGCTTGTTTGAAACGCATCAAAAGCCATCGACTGCTGTCCGTCATGATACGTAGCCGTATCCAGGTATACTTTTGCAGTTTGATTCGGCGCCTTCCCGCTCCCGGTAGGAATCCATAATCCCCAATTTGCCGGAGCCGGGCTTGTAATCCCGTTCCAGCTCGCATCCGGAGTGGCCGTCGTCTGTTCGAAGCCGCCATTGTTCACCAGGTTTGCCGCCTCAGCCTGAACCTTTTGACTTGATCCTCCCAAATATTCCGATGGAAC
Encoded proteins:
- a CDS encoding MFS transporter encodes the protein MNGRAKGVLAFTAILLGYFMALLDTTIVNIALPEMTRHFGGTVSEISWIMNGYNLAFAALILTASRLADQFGRKKVFILGVILFTVSSLFAGLSTSLGMLILFRTIQGLAGAIIVPVTIPLTTTTFPKEKHGMIIGLWGAIAGLAAASGPSLGGIITEKLNWQWIFYVNVPLGVLSIVLTLLFIKESRDESAGKSVDYAGMLSITAGMLLISYSFIKANDYGWNSGEFYALIGAGVLCAALFFLVQRRAKEPMLPLALLKIKEFNGTSLTLFIVGAALSNLALLTSFFLTRVMGMTELKAGLVLSTVAAGSIVSSAVSGGLSNKYGSRWFGAIGALMICGSLYSMSALEADSPIADVIFRLFIAGIGVGLTMAPVMSAGVRHVPEEKVGIASGVINMAKSIGSVLGVAIIVTLLQQNLSEEMQTAQTRVIEQVKGDTVLMPFVKEVLVGVVNEQGGQMKKGSGSGVQREALTGKIRKGLETAAAKLDPGQQKAFAAAREGQMEEVKALLSGAGAELKEASVKGFGQTFIYASFMSVPGIIFAWMSDKRRARKSSNKSADYEATELT
- a CDS encoding TetR/AcrR family transcriptional regulator, producing the protein MTETENETKIRIPRQERSIKTKEAILQAAMELFSEKGYHGTNTKEIAAAAGVSTGSFYSYYKDKRAVFLDSLTIYFKTLLGRIETYLAEINFSTMDKHEFILEVIDSLIFSHQVFTEFHKELQVMYHSDPEVQALMDEQFDLGRRRTLEYLLMNPEELKVDHVEAASIIVFEALNSVVDMLVFAPQNADADQLKNELAKMIVNYLYK
- a CDS encoding polysaccharide lyase family 8 super-sandwich domain-containing protein, with the protein product MLAVSLLFLMVPSEYLGGSSQKVQAEAANLVNNGGFEQTTATPDASWNGITSPAPANWGLWIPTGSGKAPNQTAKVYLDTATYHDGQQSMAFDAFQTSRVSINQSVTKIAAGKSYKLKMWVKTENVIGTGAYFRTQFYNTSKVGDGPVSAKLLGTNDWTLQQVYMTVPSGVTKLVIEPFLETGTGKVWFDDISLEEYNGITALALDQKAVTMAIGDSKRLGLSITPADAADKSVVWSSSDPNVVTVDADGNLSGVGIGTAAVTVTTPDGIVKAECLVNVESAETAAAYRDLRLKWQQKLTGGPWDGAKAADPDIHAAVDQLDQSVANDEGSGFWDLLNKADNRTYLWSDLKSATDSSQISSAYGRLRTMAVAYSTQDSRFYQNAELRDAIIGGLDWLYVNRYNENKSAYGNWWDWEIGTPQILNDVVILMYDQLTQQQKGNYMKAVDAFCPDPKTGTVLGVKGVKMTGANLLDKALVVTMRGVIGNNSAKITQGRDSIGPEFIYATHGDGVYKDGSLVQHANIAYTAGYGAVWLSRAADMTYLLNGSPWPVTDPNVNNVYNWVKDTFEPVIYKGLYMDMVNGRGISREGSGSARGTIVTLLRLAEGAPADVAASIKSMAKEWISKDTTYENYYKGLSIYELTLVKQLMNDANIQPRGELIKSHVFAGMDRVVHLRDGYGFGLSLFSNRISAFEKGNNENLKGWYTGIGMTYLYDNDLMQYRDGYWPTVNSFRLPGTTTDGSGEGAVPGEWKAYMNAKSWVGGATIDNLYSAAGMDFSLSQVTGSNLHGKKSWFMFDNEIVALGAGISSNTSGPKPVETIIDNRKLNPAGDNALTVNGIKQPGDLGWSDTMSGVKWAHLAGNVPGSDMGYYFPDAPTLYGLRESRTGSWSEINSGQSKTPITRNYASLAFEHGNQPDNASYAYILLPGKDAKATQAYSENPKIKILSNTDQLQAIEHKALDIIAANFWTPGKAGFISAQNPASVILKEVNGEISLAVSDPTQQQSKITIELHKQGLTIVDQDEAIKVSETKNSTIIEVNVGGSIGKTHVVKFSKGPVKH